The sequence GATCTTCTGGAGCGCTGTTTGAAGCTCAGTTGAGCGGTGGCGGTTTGTTTTGTCTGTTGGCGATACAACTTCTGATGTAAGGCAGCCGTCATCGCCAGCGTGTGACAGCCGACTCTTGCTCCTACAACGGGGCCACTCTGCCAGGTTTCTGGCAAGGGAAGCATCTGTTTCCAAGCATTTACTCATATCATTCCCGTTCAGTCGAACAACATGGAGGTTGGGGAACTCGGCAAGGGCCTCTAAAGATCTCATGTCTGTAATCCTGTTGTAGGAAAGATCCAAAgtacgcagagaagaagggaaTTTCTCCATCCTTTGCTCAGCCATGTGCGACCAATCTGTCAACTGCCCAAAGCAACGCGGAAGAGTGGCCCGAGCAAACGATGATCTAGGTGGGAGTGAACTGATGTCGTTAGCGGCCACATCGACCTCTTCTACGGGGGAGCGGCCTACAAAAGAAACCAAGAAATCAAGATTTTTGATGCCACATTTCCTCAGCTTCAACTGCCTGAGGGACGGAATACACCCTAAGGAAGCGAGATCCCGCCcttgcagctgcaggcctTCGTAGCTGATAACTGTGAGTTTGGTCATACAGGAAAAAATACGAGGGGACGCCAGAAGCGCCTCCATGCTGACAGTGTCAGTTGTCAGCATACTGATGTTTGACAGCAATGCATTCGTTCCAGATTCGTCGTCCTCAACAGTCGTGGTCCCTAGCCCTTCGGACGACGATGGGAACCCCTGGCCTAAATCATtgtcctccgcggcttccgAAGGCAGTGCATGTGGACTGTGGGTGTTCTGCCAGTCAACATCGTAGATGTCAGGTGTGGCGCTGGGCGAGTTGAGATGATCCTGGACAGAATCATCCGCGCGAAGATCGAAAAACTGCGGGGCAAACCCGCTCCGTCTCTCCGGAACACGAACGGCATTTCCCTGGTACCGGCTCCCCGACCCGTCGCTGGAGGCATTTGAGGCGGAAAGAACCGTTGGCGCCATTCCAGCATTCCCCGCAAAGAAGAAATCGCAGGTTACCGAAGTGAGACGCCGAAAATCCGCTGTTGAGAGGActtgcgccttccgcctcagTCTTCCGCTCGAGCATGGCGCCCGCGACAGGGCTCCTGTCTACACGATAATGTTGTCAACGAAGATCCTTCGTGTTCCCACCGTTCGTTGACGGCGACAAAAGAGGTAAACAGGGACTAACCTCCTAGTAGTTAGCTGAGCACTTCCGCTGCCCTACACTGTTTCGAGCAGTGAGACTATATGGCGGGCACTGCCAGTAGCGCGACGGCCCCACGATCCAGGCCCTCTGATCAAAAGCGTGGCAGGCTAATGGGGCTGACCAGCGTCATTTGATGTCAGCGGGTCACCTTTACTATAATGCCTTCCACTTCTGACGTGAGGCAATGCAATCTGCGTGCGCACATACTACCTCATTCAACTGGTTGAATCACTACTTCGTAGGCAGAATGGGGTCTCCTGTTACAATGCGTGGTACCCTGGTACCCATTACGTTCCTAAAGCGCGAGCTTGCGAGGTATCCGAGTGATCACCGAAATAAGCAGAGTACGCTTCTCGCCTGCAAACTGTAGCGCTCTCCAATCTGTTCTCTGGTTACTGAAATCCATCAAAATAGTTTGCACAAACCGAGCATCCATTCCAGATGCAACAAGAGCTCTAACTCGGTCACTCAGATGAACCGAAAAAAATACTAAACCTGGTTTACCTACAAAACAGTTGCCACTTCCATCATCCTTTCATTGCCGTTCCCACAACAAAGTGAAGCAAACGCGGCTCCCAACATGCATACTTTCTCACGAGGCGGCCGTGAGAGAGTATCAGAACTCGCAGCCTGTGGCGTGTCATTTCCGACATTCCAGGGATTTCATGCATCACTATTGGGGCCCGCCACATAACCGGCAGTGCCCCCGTCAGTCGTGTGAGGAAGTTTCTCGAGCCGTGCACGGATTTCCCGAAGTATCGTTCTGCACTCCTTATTGTCCGCTGCCAGCTGCAGTTCGATTATT is a genomic window of Besnoitia besnoiti strain Bb-Ger1 chromosome IV, whole genome shotgun sequence containing:
- a CDS encoding leucine rich repeat-containing protein (encoded by transcript BESB_052470); protein product: MAPTVLSASNASSDGSGSRYQGNAVRVPERRSGFAPQFFDLRADDSVQDHLNSPSATPDIYDVDWQNTHSPHALPSEAAEDNDLGQGFPSSSEGLGTTTVEDDESGTNALLSNISMLTTDTVSMEALLASPRIFSCMTKLTVISYEGLQLQGRDLASLGCIPSLRQLKLRKCGIKNLDFLVSFVGRSPVEEVDVAANDISSLPPRSSFARATLPRCFGQLTDWSHMAEQRMEKFPSSLRTLDLSYNRITDMRSLEALAEFPNLHVVRLNGNDMSKCLETDASLARNLAEWPRCRSKSRLSHAGDDGCLTSEVVSPTDKTNRHRSTELQTALQKIVCENETLYEQLQAARLALAAGQETSASGAERSPRTSGAAGAVIKRDTQREHHARTWAIPRLLPATRSLQGETERVRDSHGRSLRNTGQLDAASNGYSVIAAHPEDTSAEEQTPALLPRLDRARRAFINGLYRVGEADEASSLYYWTAAAMTQLENMRLILPPVQIPGATPETNRVLQTLLRLHYLEKLLIRRFLEEAHQYLRSAAALADAQRRLHAIDAEISSVVSAVKYFGGAPSPRHSPGSVSEQKIGKSAFKPNRSKSLAR